The following are encoded together in the Streptomyces asoensis genome:
- a CDS encoding PLD nuclease N-terminal domain-containing protein — MLRYLPFLLVLALWIYAFIDCLNTPEEEVRGLPKVVWVIIILLFGEVLVGPVAWLVAGRPRRVPAGGAAAAEQQPRARRTEWVAPDDNPEFLKSLKDETARNEEKLLKDWEADLRRREDELKRRESGEEPQPPQD, encoded by the coding sequence ATGCTCAGGTATCTGCCGTTCCTGCTGGTCCTGGCACTGTGGATCTATGCCTTCATCGACTGCCTGAACACCCCCGAGGAGGAGGTGCGCGGGCTGCCGAAGGTGGTCTGGGTCATCATCATCCTGCTCTTCGGCGAGGTCCTCGTCGGCCCGGTCGCCTGGCTGGTGGCCGGCCGGCCCCGCCGCGTGCCCGCCGGCGGCGCCGCGGCCGCCGAGCAGCAGCCCCGCGCCCGGCGCACCGAGTGGGTGGCGCCCGACGACAACCCCGAGTTCCTCAAGTCCCTCAAGGACGAGACGGCCAGGAACGAGGAGAAGCTCCTCAAGGACTGGGAGGCCGACCTGCGCCGCCGCGAGGACGAGCTGAAGCGGCGCGAGTCGGGCGAGGAGCCTCAGCCTCCGCAGGACTGA
- a CDS encoding helix-turn-helix domain-containing protein, producing MTTNAALFGELLRHFREGALLTQEALAKAIPCDRSLVARVEAGTRVPQEPFAKKCDEVLRTGGALARLWGRVDWYPQVEHPDWFRRRAEMDGEAVCLQEYQERVMPGLLQTENYARALFARVLSPAEAEERVRERLSRQQRFLAEGGPLYLAVLDESCLRTVIGGAAVMREQCAHLLKVGQLANVRVQVAPSGDRGLVRPNTSMSLIKLPDGHEWVYSESLDQGHFNDDPAAFARHNRTYHVLRADAPSAAESAALISDAMEGYEHYEQARVHSDDLDQKQLQRRQRRQLHRGGPRILRRRPRP from the coding sequence GTGACGACCAACGCCGCCCTGTTCGGCGAGTTGTTGCGGCACTTCCGCGAGGGGGCCCTGCTGACGCAGGAGGCGCTGGCGAAGGCGATCCCCTGCGACCGGTCACTGGTCGCCCGGGTGGAGGCGGGAACGCGGGTCCCGCAGGAGCCGTTCGCCAAGAAATGCGACGAAGTGCTCCGCACGGGCGGGGCGTTGGCGCGGCTGTGGGGGCGCGTGGACTGGTACCCACAGGTGGAACATCCGGACTGGTTCAGACGCCGGGCGGAGATGGACGGGGAGGCGGTCTGTCTTCAGGAATACCAGGAGCGTGTGATGCCGGGTCTGTTGCAGACCGAGAACTATGCCCGGGCGCTGTTCGCCCGCGTGCTGAGCCCGGCGGAGGCGGAGGAGCGCGTTCGGGAGCGACTCAGCAGGCAGCAGCGTTTCCTTGCCGAAGGCGGCCCTCTCTACCTGGCCGTTCTGGACGAGAGTTGTCTGCGTACGGTCATCGGCGGGGCGGCCGTGATGCGGGAGCAGTGCGCCCACCTGCTCAAGGTGGGACAGCTCGCCAACGTCCGTGTCCAGGTAGCCCCTTCGGGCGATCGCGGGCTCGTCCGGCCCAACACGTCGATGTCACTGATCAAGCTGCCCGACGGACATGAGTGGGTGTACTCGGAATCCCTGGACCAGGGTCATTTCAACGATGATCCGGCCGCTTTCGCGCGTCATAACCGGACCTATCATGTGCTCAGGGCCGACGCGCCGTCAGCCGCCGAGTCCGCCGCACTGATCAGCGACGCGATGGAAGGGTACGAGCACTATGAACAGGCACGAGTTCACAGCGACGACCTGGATCAAAAGCAGCTACAGCGGCGACAACGGCGGCAACTGCATCGAGGTGGCCCCCGGATCCTCCGTCGTCGTCCCCGTCCGTGA
- the ccsB gene encoding c-type cytochrome biogenesis protein CcsB has translation MNLAAATNENLASISNTLIYSAMAVYTLAFFAYIAEWLLGSRSKVGRTAAALTAPSGAQGPAVTVRKNGGTAVMERPQVVVRSAAGARDVPDGPGAHGGDVQGDMYGRIAVSLTVLAFLVELGGVIARAASVERAPWGNMYEFNITFSTVAVGVYLTLLALRKNVRWLGLFLITTVLLDLGIAVTVLYTASDQLVPALHSYWLYIHVSTAILCGAVFYVGAVATILYLFRDAYENKLASGGKPGRFANSVLDRLPASASLDKFAYRVNAAVFPLWTFTIIAGAIWAGDAWGRYWGWDPKETWAFITWVAYACYLHARATAGWKGRKAAYLALIAFGCWLFNYYGVNIFVSGKHSYAGV, from the coding sequence GTGAATCTCGCCGCCGCCACCAACGAAAACCTCGCGAGCATCAGCAACACGCTGATCTACTCCGCGATGGCCGTCTACACCCTGGCCTTCTTCGCGTACATCGCCGAATGGCTCCTCGGCAGCCGCAGCAAGGTCGGCCGTACCGCCGCCGCGCTCACCGCCCCGTCCGGCGCCCAGGGCCCGGCCGTCACCGTCCGGAAGAACGGCGGCACGGCCGTCATGGAGCGGCCGCAGGTCGTGGTGCGCTCCGCCGCCGGCGCGCGGGACGTGCCGGACGGGCCCGGCGCGCACGGCGGTGACGTCCAGGGCGACATGTACGGCCGGATCGCCGTCTCCCTCACGGTGCTCGCGTTCCTGGTCGAGCTGGGGGGTGTGATCGCCCGCGCGGCCTCCGTGGAGCGGGCGCCGTGGGGCAACATGTACGAGTTCAACATCACCTTCTCCACGGTGGCCGTCGGCGTCTACCTGACGCTGCTGGCGCTGCGCAAGAACGTGCGCTGGCTCGGCCTGTTCCTGATCACGACGGTCCTGCTCGACCTCGGCATCGCCGTCACGGTCCTCTACACCGCCAGCGACCAGCTGGTTCCCGCGCTGCACTCGTACTGGCTGTACATCCACGTCTCGACGGCGATCCTGTGCGGAGCGGTCTTCTACGTCGGCGCGGTCGCCACGATCCTCTACCTGTTCCGGGACGCGTACGAGAACAAGCTGGCGAGCGGCGGCAAGCCCGGCCGCTTCGCGAACTCGGTCCTGGACCGGCTGCCCGCCTCCGCCTCCCTGGACAAGTTCGCCTACCGCGTCAACGCGGCCGTCTTCCCGCTCTGGACGTTCACGATCATCGCCGGCGCGATCTGGGCGGGCGACGCGTGGGGCCGCTACTGGGGCTGGGACCCCAAGGAGACCTGGGCGTTCATCACCTGGGTCGCCTACGCCTGCTACCTGCACGCCCGCGCCACGGCCGGCTGGAAGGGCCGCAAGGCCGCCTACCTGGCCCTGATCGCGTTCGGCTGCTGGCTGTTCAACTACTACGGCGTCAACATCTTCGTCTCCGGCAAGCACTCGTACGCGGGCGTCTGA
- a CDS encoding menaquinone biosynthesis decarboxylase — MAYDDLRSLLRALEREGDLKRVKAEVDPYLEVGEIVDRVQKSGGPALLFENVKGSAMPLAMNVFGTDRRLLKALGLKSYGEISEKIGGLLRPELPHGFVGVREAFGKLGAMTHVPPKKVKQQDAPVQEVVLHGDDVDLDVLPALFTWPQDGGSFFNLGLTHTKDPESGIRNLGLYRLQRHDKRTIGMHWQIHKDSRNHYQVAARKGEKLPVAIAFGCPPAVTYASTAPLPGDIDEYLFAGFIAGKRIEMVDCKTVPLQVPAQAEVVIEGWLEPGEMLPEGPFGDHTGFYTPQEPFPALKIDCVTMRKRPLLQSIVVGRPPTEDGPLGRATERFFLPLLKVIVPDIVDYHLPEAGGFHNCAIVSIDKKYPKHAQKVMHAVWGAHMMSLTKLIVVVDSDCDVHDLHEVAWRALGNTDYARDLSIVEGPVDHLDHASYQQFWGGKAGIDATRKWPEEGYTRDGGWPEMVLSDPETAAKVDRRWKEYGL, encoded by the coding sequence ATGGCTTACGACGATCTTCGTTCCCTGCTCAGGGCACTGGAACGCGAAGGCGACCTCAAGCGCGTCAAGGCTGAGGTCGATCCGTATCTGGAGGTCGGGGAGATCGTCGACCGGGTCCAGAAGTCCGGGGGCCCCGCGCTGCTCTTCGAGAACGTGAAGGGCTCCGCCATGCCCCTCGCGATGAACGTCTTCGGCACCGACCGGCGGCTGCTGAAGGCCCTCGGGCTGAAGTCGTACGGCGAGATCTCCGAGAAGATCGGCGGACTGCTGCGGCCCGAGCTGCCGCACGGCTTCGTCGGTGTGCGCGAGGCGTTCGGGAAGCTCGGCGCGATGACGCACGTGCCGCCGAAGAAGGTGAAGCAGCAGGACGCGCCCGTCCAGGAGGTCGTCCTGCACGGCGACGACGTCGACCTCGACGTCCTGCCCGCGCTCTTCACCTGGCCGCAGGACGGCGGCTCCTTCTTCAACCTCGGTCTGACGCACACCAAGGACCCCGAGAGCGGGATCCGCAACCTCGGTCTGTACCGCCTCCAGCGGCACGACAAGCGCACGATCGGGATGCACTGGCAGATCCACAAGGACAGCCGCAACCACTACCAGGTCGCCGCGCGCAAGGGCGAGAAGCTGCCCGTGGCGATCGCCTTCGGCTGCCCGCCCGCCGTGACGTACGCCTCCACCGCCCCGCTGCCCGGCGACATCGACGAGTACCTCTTCGCCGGGTTCATCGCCGGCAAGCGGATCGAGATGGTCGACTGCAAGACGGTGCCCCTCCAGGTGCCCGCGCAGGCGGAGGTGGTGATCGAGGGCTGGCTGGAGCCGGGCGAGATGCTGCCGGAGGGGCCCTTCGGCGACCACACGGGCTTCTACACCCCGCAGGAGCCGTTCCCCGCGCTGAAGATCGACTGCGTGACGATGCGGAAGCGGCCGCTGCTCCAGTCGATCGTGGTCGGCAGGCCGCCGACGGAGGACGGCCCGCTCGGCCGCGCCACGGAGCGCTTCTTCCTGCCGCTGCTGAAGGTCATCGTCCCGGACATCGTGGACTACCACCTGCCCGAGGCCGGCGGCTTCCACAACTGTGCGATCGTCTCGATCGACAAGAAGTACCCCAAGCACGCGCAGAAGGTCATGCACGCCGTCTGGGGCGCCCACATGATGTCCCTGACCAAGCTGATCGTCGTCGTGGACTCCGACTGTGACGTCCACGACCTGCACGAGGTGGCCTGGCGGGCGCTCGGCAACACCGACTACGCCCGGGACCTGTCGATCGTCGAAGGCCCGGTCGACCATCTCGACCACGCCTCCTACCAGCAGTTCTGGGGCGGCAAGGCGGGCATCGACGCGACCCGCAAGTGGCCCGAGGAGGGGTACACGCGGGACGGCGGCTGGCCGGAGATGGTGCTGTCCGACCCCGAGACGGCGGCGAAGGTCGACCGCCGCTGGAAGGAGTACGGGCTGTGA
- a CDS encoding cytochrome c biogenesis CcdA family protein yields the protein MSAVTTLAATGYNDTVLNGALLVALPIALLGGLVSFFSPCVLPLVPGYLSYVTGVAGTDLADARRGRMVAGASLFVLGFTFVFVSSGALFGYFGDTLKANQDVLSKVLGVLMILMGAFFMGLMPWMTQREFRIHKKPVTGLVGAPVLGALFGIGWVPCIGPTLASVLALSSQQGSAGRGALLTVAYCLGLGVPFVLAAVAFRKALGAFGWVKSHYVWVLRIGGVMMILTGVMLLTGAWDRLVQDVQSWSAGFDVGI from the coding sequence GTGAGCGCCGTCACCACGCTCGCCGCCACGGGCTACAACGACACCGTGCTCAACGGCGCGTTGCTGGTCGCCCTGCCGATCGCGCTGCTCGGCGGACTCGTCTCCTTCTTCTCCCCCTGCGTCCTGCCGCTCGTGCCCGGCTACCTCTCGTACGTCACCGGTGTCGCCGGCACCGACCTGGCCGACGCGCGCCGCGGACGGATGGTGGCCGGCGCCTCCCTCTTCGTCCTCGGCTTCACCTTCGTCTTCGTCTCCAGCGGGGCCCTGTTCGGGTACTTCGGGGACACGCTCAAGGCCAACCAGGACGTCCTGTCCAAGGTGCTGGGGGTGCTCATGATCCTCATGGGCGCCTTCTTCATGGGCCTGATGCCGTGGATGACCCAGCGCGAGTTCCGCATCCACAAGAAGCCCGTGACCGGTCTGGTCGGCGCCCCGGTCCTGGGCGCCCTGTTCGGCATCGGCTGGGTGCCGTGCATCGGCCCGACCCTCGCCTCCGTGCTGGCCCTCTCCTCCCAGCAGGGCAGCGCGGGCCGCGGCGCCCTGCTGACCGTGGCCTACTGCCTCGGCCTCGGCGTGCCCTTCGTACTCGCCGCCGTCGCCTTCCGCAAGGCGCTCGGCGCCTTCGGCTGGGTCAAGAGCCACTACGTCTGGGTGCTGCGGATCGGCGGCGTCATGATGATCCTGACCGGTGTCATGCTGCTCACCGGTGCGTGGGACCGACTCGTGCAGGACGTGCAGTCCTGGTCCGCAGGCTTCGATGTGGGGATCTGA
- a CDS encoding DUF397 domain-containing protein, which yields MAPGSSVVVPVRDSKRPGGPVVVVARSAWDAFVESVRR from the coding sequence GTGGCCCCCGGATCCTCCGTCGTCGTCCCCGTCCGTGACAGCAAGAGGCCCGGCGGCCCGGTCGTCGTCGTCGCGCGGAGCGCCTGGGACGCGTTCGTGGAGTCCGTCCGCCGCTGA
- a CDS encoding LUD domain-containing protein: protein MNDFQAIADRVEIEALRGEFTDAAMMRDRPRLASLFTPDGALRMPNIPVEQVGREEILAGGERLQSQWDFFVQTTHPGTIVLDGDTATGRAYIQELARALDGRQGLNFAVYHDRYRRTEEGWRFAERVYEVRYLDTSPLAGTAPRSARSAGTGPARTAATPPSAASFADPAPAERLERAASALRANGFAAEILDDAAAARARVEDLLPEGAVVLTGASETLRLSGIDEDINTGGRYDAVRPRVLAVDRATGADEIRRLVAVPEFVVNSVAAVTETGSLVLASGSGSQLPANAGGAAHAVWVVGAQKVVPDLDTALRRVHEHALPLENVRARAVYGRPSAVNRLLILNAEPQPGRGTVLLLREAIGY from the coding sequence ATGAACGACTTCCAGGCCATCGCGGACCGTGTCGAGATCGAGGCGCTGCGCGGCGAGTTCACCGACGCGGCGATGATGCGCGACCGGCCCCGCCTGGCGTCGCTGTTCACCCCGGACGGCGCCCTGCGCATGCCGAACATCCCCGTGGAGCAGGTCGGCCGCGAGGAGATCCTCGCCGGGGGCGAGCGGTTGCAGAGCCAGTGGGACTTCTTCGTGCAGACCACACACCCCGGCACCATCGTGCTCGACGGCGACACAGCGACCGGGCGCGCCTACATCCAGGAACTGGCGCGCGCCCTCGACGGACGCCAGGGCCTGAACTTCGCCGTCTACCACGACCGTTACCGGCGCACCGAGGAGGGCTGGAGGTTCGCCGAGCGGGTGTACGAGGTCAGGTACCTCGACACGTCCCCCCTGGCGGGCACGGCGCCCCGGTCGGCCCGAAGCGCCGGGACCGGCCCGGCGAGAACCGCGGCCACCCCGCCTTCGGCCGCGTCCTTCGCGGACCCCGCGCCGGCCGAACGACTGGAACGGGCAGCGAGCGCGCTGCGGGCCAACGGCTTCGCCGCCGAGATCCTCGACGACGCCGCGGCCGCGCGCGCCCGCGTCGAGGACCTGCTTCCCGAGGGCGCCGTCGTGCTCACCGGCGCCAGTGAGACGCTCCGGCTGTCCGGCATCGACGAGGACATCAACACCGGCGGCCGGTACGACGCCGTCAGGCCGCGCGTCCTGGCCGTCGACCGCGCCACCGGCGCCGACGAGATCCGCAGGCTGGTCGCCGTCCCCGAGTTCGTCGTCAACAGCGTCGCCGCCGTCACCGAGACCGGGTCGCTCGTCCTCGCCTCCGGCAGCGGCAGCCAACTCCCGGCCAACGCGGGCGGCGCGGCCCACGCGGTCTGGGTCGTCGGCGCGCAGAAGGTGGTGCCGGATCTGGACACGGCGCTTCGCCGCGTCCATGAACACGCCCTCCCGCTGGAGAACGTCCGCGCCCGGGCGGTGTACGGAAGGCCCAGCGCGGTGAACCGCCTACTCATCCTCAACGCGGAACCCCAGCCGGGGCGCGGCACCGTGCTGCTTCTGCGGGAGGCCATCGGATACTGA
- the sigJ gene encoding RNA polymerase sigma factor SigJ, whose amino-acid sequence MTSRGEPGDIRSDPGPGVIMGERRRLMNLTYRLLGSLADAEDVVQETYARWYAMSPSERRAVESPGAWLTTVAGRICLNLLGSARVRRETYVGDWIPEPLPEPTEWIAGHSGAGGTDPVDRITLDESVTMAFLVVLDAMTPAERVAFVLHDVFRYPFGEVAEIVGRTPAACRQLASSARRRVRGAAAPEGPDAEQARIVRQFRTAWEAKDIDALIGLLDPAATATADGGGLAVTHPHPIVGAERIARAYARIARVAGDGRTFLECTVNGVPGLVAQQDGEIATVFAFGIAGGRIRHIWAVRNPEKLRPWRIGSQSCGG is encoded by the coding sequence ATGACCAGCAGAGGCGAGCCCGGTGACATCCGGAGCGACCCGGGCCCCGGCGTGATCATGGGCGAGCGGCGCCGGCTGATGAATCTCACCTATCGGCTCCTCGGGTCCCTCGCCGACGCCGAGGACGTCGTGCAGGAGACCTACGCCCGCTGGTACGCCATGTCCCCATCGGAGCGGCGGGCCGTGGAGTCGCCCGGTGCCTGGCTGACGACGGTCGCCGGCCGCATCTGCCTGAACCTGCTCGGCTCGGCGCGGGTCAGACGGGAGACGTACGTGGGCGACTGGATCCCGGAACCGCTGCCCGAGCCCACGGAGTGGATCGCCGGGCACTCCGGGGCCGGCGGCACCGACCCGGTCGACCGGATCACCCTCGACGAGTCGGTGACGATGGCCTTCCTGGTCGTCCTCGACGCGATGACCCCGGCCGAGCGCGTCGCGTTCGTCCTGCACGACGTCTTCCGCTACCCCTTCGGCGAGGTCGCCGAGATCGTGGGCCGCACGCCCGCGGCTTGCCGCCAACTGGCCTCGTCCGCCCGTCGCCGCGTCCGCGGCGCGGCTGCCCCGGAGGGACCGGACGCCGAACAGGCCCGCATCGTCAGGCAGTTCAGAACGGCGTGGGAGGCCAAGGACATCGACGCCCTGATCGGCCTGCTCGACCCCGCTGCCACCGCGACCGCCGACGGCGGCGGGCTGGCCGTCACCCACCCGCACCCGATCGTGGGCGCTGAGCGGATCGCGCGGGCCTACGCCAGGATCGCCCGGGTGGCGGGCGACGGCAGGACGTTCCTGGAGTGCACGGTCAACGGGGTGCCCGGCCTGGTGGCGCAGCAGGACGGCGAGATCGCGACCGTGTTCGCGTTCGGGATCGCGGGCGGCCGCATCAGACATATCTGGGCGGTGCGCAACCCGGAGAAACTCCGGCCCTGGCGGATCGGGTCTCAGTCCTGCGGAGGCTGA
- a CDS encoding nucleoside deaminase, translating to MDLLDRATARIWLTTAVAEARAGLAEGGIPIGAALYGADGTLLGRGHNRRVQDDDPSTHAETAAFRSAGRQRSYRGTTMVTTLSPCWYCSGLVRQFNISRVVVGEAATFHGGHDWLAEHGVQIMLLDDAECAAMMREYIAANPALWNEDIGE from the coding sequence ATGGACCTTCTCGACCGGGCGACGGCACGGATCTGGCTGACCACCGCCGTCGCCGAGGCCCGGGCGGGGCTCGCCGAGGGCGGCATCCCGATCGGCGCGGCCCTGTACGGCGCGGACGGCACGCTCCTCGGCCGCGGCCACAACCGGCGCGTCCAGGACGACGACCCCTCCACGCACGCGGAGACGGCCGCGTTCCGCTCGGCGGGCCGGCAGCGGTCGTACCGGGGCACGACGATGGTCACGACCCTCTCCCCGTGCTGGTACTGCTCCGGTCTGGTGCGCCAGTTCAACATCTCCCGGGTGGTCGTGGGCGAGGCGGCGACCTTCCACGGCGGTCACGACTGGCTGGCGGAGCACGGGGTGCAGATCATGCTCCTGGACGACGCCGAGTGCGCCGCGATGATGCGCGAGTACATCGCGGCGAACCCGGCCCTGTGGAACGAGGACATCGGCGAATGA
- a CDS encoding TlpA family protein disulfide reductase, with protein sequence MSAASRAPLCSTSRIRSRRDALTTAAGAAAAALLLSACTSGGTSGGGDTNFVMGKDGISTVEQGKRDAVPDLSGKTVAGGQLDLKSYRGKIVVLNVWGSWCSPCRAEAPNFQKVSTDLKDRGVQFVGINTLDTSNDNALAFEKQQGVTYPSLSDPKGKLLLRFKKGTLSLQAIPSTLVIDREGKIAARSLAALSEEKLRKMIDPVLAEK encoded by the coding sequence ATGAGTGCCGCCAGCCGCGCCCCCCTGTGCTCGACCAGCCGGATCCGCTCGCGCCGTGACGCCCTGACGACGGCCGCCGGCGCGGCCGCCGCCGCCCTGCTGCTGTCCGCCTGCACCTCGGGAGGCACGTCCGGGGGCGGCGACACCAACTTCGTCATGGGCAAGGACGGCATCTCCACCGTCGAGCAGGGAAAGCGGGACGCGGTCCCCGACCTGTCGGGCAAGACCGTCGCCGGCGGACAACTCGACCTGAAGAGCTACCGGGGCAAGATCGTCGTCCTCAACGTCTGGGGCTCCTGGTGCTCGCCGTGCCGTGCCGAGGCGCCCAACTTCCAGAAGGTCTCCACGGACCTCAAGGACCGGGGCGTGCAGTTCGTCGGCATCAACACCCTCGACACCAGCAACGACAACGCCCTCGCCTTCGAGAAGCAGCAGGGTGTCACCTACCCCAGCCTGTCCGACCCCAAGGGCAAGCTGCTGCTGCGCTTCAAGAAGGGCACGCTCAGCCTCCAGGCCATTCCCTCCACGCTGGTCATAGACCGGGAGGGGAAGATCGCCGCGCGCTCGCTGGCGGCGCTCAGCGAGGAGAAGCTGCGCAAGATGATCGACCCCGTCCTCGCGGAGAAGTGA
- a CDS encoding cytochrome c biogenesis protein ResB, with amino-acid sequence MSNTTSGAPAGSAATDEQDLGAAGSQLSTAPVEAPSNPGMGVIGWARWFWRQLTSMRVALLLLLLLALGAIPGSLIPQSGTDETKVADFRKAHGTLAPLYDRLGLFHVYSSVWFSAIYILLFVSLIGCIVPRTWQFVGQLRSRPPGAPRRLTRLPAHTAWRTGAEPEQVREAALVLLRRRRFRAHVVGDAVAAEKGYLREVGNLLFHIALIVMLVAFAWGQLYKSEGNKLVVEGDGFSNTLTQYNDFKSGNLFGTDDLEPFSFTLDDFKGTYETSGPNKGTARTFQAALTYSVGAYGKDKKTVVKVNEPLEIGDSKVYLTAHGYAPVVTVRNGRGEVVYHDAVPLLPLDSNITSSGVVKVLDGYKDAKGLSEQLGFQAFFLPTYGGPDSAVVSQFPALDNPVLNLAPYHGDLGVDSGIPQSVYQLDKAHMKEFKDSKGLQLRDNLKPGETMTLPNGAGSITYDGTKEWANFQVTQQPASGWALGGSIAAIFGLAGSLFLQRRRVWVRAVRGDDGVTVVEMGGLGRSESAKVPEELGELAGTLYDRAAPAPEPVPESAADPDPDAADTPASPEPSEPRAVPAEGAEK; translated from the coding sequence ATGAGCAACACCACCTCCGGCGCCCCGGCCGGGTCCGCCGCCACCGACGAGCAGGACCTCGGCGCCGCCGGCTCCCAGCTCTCCACCGCCCCGGTGGAGGCGCCGTCCAACCCCGGCATGGGAGTGATCGGCTGGGCCCGCTGGTTCTGGCGGCAGCTGACCTCCATGCGGGTCGCCCTGCTGCTCCTGCTGCTGCTCGCGCTCGGCGCGATCCCCGGCTCCCTGATCCCGCAGTCCGGCACCGACGAGACGAAGGTCGCCGACTTCCGCAAGGCCCACGGGACACTCGCGCCGCTCTACGACCGGCTCGGCCTCTTCCACGTCTACAGCTCGGTGTGGTTCTCCGCGATCTACATCCTGCTGTTCGTCTCCCTCATCGGCTGCATCGTGCCCCGCACCTGGCAGTTCGTCGGCCAGCTGCGCAGCCGCCCGCCGGGCGCGCCCAGGCGGCTGACCCGGCTGCCCGCGCACACCGCCTGGCGCACCGGCGCCGAGCCGGAGCAGGTCCGTGAGGCCGCGCTCGTCCTGCTGCGCAGGCGCCGCTTCCGCGCCCACGTCGTCGGGGACGCCGTCGCCGCGGAGAAGGGATACCTGCGGGAGGTCGGCAACCTGCTCTTCCACATCGCGCTGATCGTGATGCTGGTCGCCTTCGCCTGGGGGCAGCTCTACAAGTCCGAGGGCAACAAGCTGGTCGTCGAGGGGGACGGTTTCTCCAACACCCTCACCCAGTACAACGACTTCAAGTCGGGCAACCTCTTCGGCACCGACGACCTGGAGCCGTTCAGCTTCACCCTGGACGACTTCAAGGGCACGTACGAGACGAGCGGCCCCAACAAGGGCACCGCGCGCACCTTCCAGGCGGCCCTCACCTACAGCGTGGGCGCCTACGGCAAGGACAAGAAGACGGTCGTGAAGGTCAACGAGCCGCTGGAGATCGGCGACTCGAAGGTCTACCTCACCGCCCACGGCTACGCGCCGGTCGTCACCGTCCGGAACGGCAGGGGCGAGGTCGTCTACCACGACGCCGTGCCGCTGCTGCCGCTCGACTCCAACATCACCTCCTCCGGCGTCGTCAAGGTCCTCGACGGCTACAAGGACGCCAAGGGCCTCTCGGAACAGCTCGGTTTCCAGGCCTTCTTCCTGCCGACCTACGGCGGCCCCGACAGCGCGGTCGTCTCGCAGTTCCCGGCGCTGGACAACCCGGTCCTGAACCTGGCCCCGTACCACGGGGACCTCGGGGTCGACTCGGGCATCCCGCAGAGCGTGTACCAGCTCGACAAGGCGCACATGAAGGAGTTCAAGGACTCCAAGGGCCTCCAGCTGCGGGACAACCTCAAGCCGGGCGAGACCATGACCCTGCCGAACGGCGCCGGTTCGATCACCTACGACGGCACCAAGGAATGGGCGAACTTCCAGGTCACCCAGCAGCCCGCGAGCGGCTGGGCGCTCGGCGGGTCCATCGCCGCGATCTTCGGTCTGGCCGGTTCCCTGTTCCTCCAGCGCCGCCGGGTGTGGGTGCGGGCGGTGCGCGGCGACGACGGGGTGACCGTCGTCGAGATGGGCGGTCTCGGCCGCAGCGAGTCCGCCAAGGTGCCCGAGGAACTGGGCGAACTCGCCGGAACCCTGTACGACCGGGCGGCCCCGGCCCCGGAGCCCGTCCCGGAGTCCGCCGCGGACCCCGACCCGGACGCTGCGGACACCCCCGCTTCCCCCGAACCCTCCGAACCCCGAGCCGTACCTGCCGAAGGGGCTGAGAAGTGA
- a CDS encoding CDP-alcohol phosphatidyltransferase family protein, producing the protein MVAAPVLEELREVCQPQAKLASRNGEHWAGRLYMRRVSLRFTRQLVRTRVTPDQLTWTMVVCGVLSGAALLIPGLAGALLAALLMQLFLLFDCVDGEVARWKGQNSATGIYVDRLGAYLADAALMTGFGFRAAESGLGGWAGFNGWVSLGLVTALGVVLLKASTDLVDVARARRGLAVADDEATAPRSQGVASVRRLAAAFKIHRVTNGIEASLVLVVVAFADAASGSVGPTRWALAAIAVITWLMVPAHLLSILSSSRLR; encoded by the coding sequence ATGGTTGCTGCTCCGGTACTGGAGGAGCTGCGGGAGGTCTGCCAGCCGCAGGCCAAGCTGGCGAGCCGCAACGGCGAACACTGGGCGGGCCGGCTGTACATGCGGCGGGTCTCCCTGCGGTTCACCCGCCAGCTGGTGCGCACCCGGGTCACCCCGGACCAGCTGACCTGGACGATGGTGGTGTGCGGGGTGCTGTCCGGCGCCGCGCTGCTGATCCCGGGCCTGGCCGGAGCCCTGCTGGCGGCCCTCCTCATGCAGCTGTTCCTGCTCTTCGACTGCGTGGACGGCGAGGTCGCCCGCTGGAAGGGCCAGAACAGCGCGACCGGCATCTACGTCGACCGGCTCGGCGCCTACCTCGCCGACGCGGCGCTGATGACCGGCTTCGGTTTCCGCGCCGCGGAGTCCGGGCTCGGCGGCTGGGCCGGGTTCAACGGGTGGGTGTCCCTCGGTCTCGTGACCGCGCTCGGTGTCGTGCTGCTGAAGGCCTCGACGGACCTGGTGGACGTGGCCCGGGCCCGGCGCGGGCTGGCCGTCGCCGACGACGAGGCGACCGCACCGCGCTCCCAGGGAGTCGCCTCGGTGCGCAGGCTGGCCGCCGCGTTCAAGATCCACCGGGTGACCAACGGCATCGAGGCCTCCCTGGTCCTCGTCGTCGTGGCGTTCGCCGACGCGGCGAGCGGCTCCGTCGGCCCGACCCGCTGGGCGCTGGCCGCGATCGCCGTCATCACCTGGCTGATGGTCCCGGCCCACCTGCTGTCGATCCTCTCCTCCTCCCGCCTGCGCTGA